Proteins from a genomic interval of Nitrospina gracilis Nb-211:
- the recG gene encoding ATP-dependent DNA helicase RecG: MPETKKTVLQTQNRKIQMAENKSAPPKPSLADSLQYVKGVGPKRALLLEKLGIVTVEDGLALLPNRYEDRSRVQTIAELKPGEFATFRATILNAGTLRLGRRRKVFEVIFEDDTGTLRGKWFHFREPYMKERYTVGRHCIVSGKAKDNTYLGAGLEIVHPDVEITEDDAPATLEIGRIVPVYPTTEGLHQKSLRTIMKTLVDRYAPLLEEYLPEDVMKRNKLTPRVQAYRDTHFPPPGTRADHLHLFRTRQQVRLVFEELFLIQVGLAFKRKHAWQEVPGRALQTRGDLIHRFVKLLQFQYTGAQKRALGEIMDDLEKPHPMHRLLHGDVGSGKTLVALTTLLTAVDNNLQGAMMAPTELLAEQHYLNLLPYCEKLGVKLDLLTSALPAAEKQAVQERIRTGQTQIAVGTHALIQKDVDFHDLGLAVIDEQHRFGVLQREAIGKKGTAPHVLIMTATPIPRSLALTLYGDMDVSILDEMPPGRQPIATRSYDAKHRDEAYQLLRGEIQHGRQAYVVCPLIEESEAMPLKTAQEVHADLVQRFPDLRLALIHGKLKKEERQAIMNEFNQGRVDILVATTVIEVGIDVPNATVMLIEHAERFGLAQLHQLRGRVGRGGHASHCLLVTYPPLSEDATARIDAMLKSGDGFVIAEQDLKIRGPGDFLGTRQAGMPTLRFADLVRDLRMIQTTRKEAFALIDRDPWLKEPGHQPLRHTLETKLGGRLDLLNIL, encoded by the coding sequence ATGCCGGAAACAAAGAAAACGGTCCTCCAAACCCAGAACCGCAAAATCCAGATGGCCGAAAACAAATCCGCACCTCCCAAACCGTCGCTTGCCGACTCCCTCCAGTACGTCAAGGGCGTCGGACCCAAACGGGCGTTGTTGCTGGAAAAACTGGGGATCGTCACCGTCGAGGACGGGCTCGCCCTCCTGCCCAACCGCTACGAAGACCGAAGCCGGGTGCAGACCATCGCCGAACTGAAGCCCGGCGAGTTCGCCACCTTCCGCGCCACCATCCTCAACGCCGGGACCCTCAGGCTGGGGCGGCGGCGCAAGGTGTTCGAGGTCATCTTCGAGGACGACACCGGCACCCTGCGCGGCAAGTGGTTCCACTTCCGCGAGCCGTATATGAAGGAACGCTACACCGTCGGCCGCCACTGCATCGTCTCCGGCAAGGCGAAAGACAACACCTACCTCGGTGCGGGGCTGGAGATCGTCCACCCCGACGTCGAAATCACCGAAGACGACGCCCCGGCCACGCTCGAAATAGGGCGCATCGTGCCGGTGTACCCCACCACCGAGGGCCTGCACCAGAAGTCGCTCCGCACCATCATGAAAACCCTCGTCGACCGCTACGCGCCTTTGCTGGAGGAATACCTGCCAGAGGATGTGATGAAACGCAACAAACTCACCCCGCGCGTGCAGGCCTATCGGGACACGCACTTCCCGCCGCCCGGAACGCGCGCCGATCACCTGCACCTGTTCCGCACACGGCAACAGGTGCGGCTGGTGTTCGAGGAGTTGTTTCTCATCCAGGTGGGTCTCGCCTTCAAACGCAAACACGCCTGGCAGGAGGTGCCCGGCCGCGCCCTGCAAACCCGCGGTGACCTCATCCACCGCTTCGTCAAACTCCTCCAGTTCCAGTACACCGGCGCGCAAAAACGGGCGTTGGGCGAAATCATGGACGACCTCGAAAAACCGCATCCCATGCACCGCCTGCTGCACGGCGACGTGGGAAGCGGCAAGACACTGGTCGCTTTGACCACGCTCCTCACCGCCGTGGACAACAACTTGCAGGGGGCGATGATGGCGCCGACGGAACTGCTTGCCGAACAGCATTACCTGAACCTTTTGCCCTATTGCGAAAAACTGGGAGTGAAACTCGATCTCCTCACCAGCGCCCTGCCCGCGGCGGAGAAGCAGGCGGTTCAGGAGCGCATCCGCACGGGGCAGACGCAGATCGCCGTGGGAACGCACGCGCTCATTCAAAAGGACGTGGACTTCCACGACCTGGGTCTTGCGGTGATCGACGAACAGCACCGCTTCGGCGTTCTGCAACGCGAGGCCATCGGCAAAAAGGGAACCGCGCCGCACGTGCTCATCATGACCGCCACGCCGATTCCGCGCTCGCTCGCGCTCACGCTGTATGGCGACATGGACGTGTCGATCCTGGACGAGATGCCGCCGGGCCGTCAGCCCATCGCCACCCGCAGTTACGACGCGAAGCACCGCGACGAGGCCTATCAACTTCTGCGCGGGGAAATCCAGCACGGACGGCAGGCCTACGTGGTGTGTCCGCTGATCGAGGAATCGGAGGCGATGCCGCTCAAAACCGCGCAGGAAGTGCACGCCGACCTCGTCCAACGCTTTCCGGATCTTCGGCTCGCGCTCATTCACGGCAAGTTGAAAAAAGAAGAGCGGCAGGCCATCATGAACGAGTTCAACCAGGGCCGGGTGGATATCCTGGTCGCTACCACGGTGATCGAGGTCGGCATCGACGTGCCCAACGCGACGGTGATGTTGATCGAACACGCCGAACGCTTCGGCCTGGCGCAACTGCACCAACTGCGCGGGCGAGTGGGACGCGGCGGCCACGCCTCGCACTGTCTGCTGGTCACCTACCCGCCCTTATCGGAAGATGCGACCGCGCGCATCGACGCCATGCTGAAATCCGGCGACGGCTTCGTCATCGCCGAGCAGGATCTCAAGATCCGCGGCCCCGGCGACTTTCTGGGCACGCGACAGGCGGGCATGCCGACGCTCCGCTTCGCCGACCTGGTACGCGATCTGCGCATGATCCAGACCACGCGCAAGGAGGCCTTCGCGTTGATCGACCGCGACCCCTGGTTGAAAGAACCCGGTCACCAGCCGCTTCGCCACACCCTGGAAACCAAACTCGGCGGACGGCTGGACCTGCTGAATATTCTATAA
- a CDS encoding NusG domain II-containing protein has product MLKPTRADKILIACLFAANLALFSGIDYTRTAGDWVVIEVSQKEVKRLPLKKNQLVHVEGPLGETEVQIQDGKARILKSPCSRKLCIKSGYIQYADRIAACLPNRVVVRILGSTYRGIDAVVS; this is encoded by the coding sequence ATGCTGAAACCAACACGTGCCGACAAAATCCTCATCGCCTGCCTGTTCGCGGCGAACCTCGCCCTGTTTTCGGGGATCGACTACACCCGCACCGCCGGGGACTGGGTGGTCATCGAGGTCAGCCAGAAGGAGGTGAAGCGCCTGCCGCTCAAGAAAAACCAGCTCGTCCACGTGGAAGGTCCGCTCGGTGAAACCGAGGTGCAGATTCAGGACGGCAAGGCGCGCATTTTGAAATCGCCGTGCAGTCGCAAGCTGTGCATCAAGTCCGGTTACATCCAGTACGCCGACCGCATCGCCGCCTGCCTGCCCAACCGCGTGGTGGTGCGCATTCTTGGAAGCACCTACCGGGGCATCGACGCCGTGGTGTCCTGA
- a CDS encoding M1 family metallopeptidase: protein MKRFFFFTLILAWLAASVPAFAQSFHRPINHKLSVTLDPDRHHAEIEDTLTLYPNSLSAESLAFTLHAAYNIIKVEIPHQGEWKTEVTKVEDSAGDLPPRQRILIQKPDGKRWPDFLQVLFRYEGRYHDPLRPEGDSGGEAVPGEEDEKDTGIFLSSESYFYPRLESASGEPLMTFALGVATPRDLKVISQGKRIRETTHNGPRHTLWQCDDPMQEIYIVADRYIEYKDRYEDVTLYAFLRAPDEALAQKYLDTAKSYIRFYDRLLGEYPFVKFALVENSVQTGYGMPSFTLLGSRIIRFPFILHTSFPHEILHNWWGNGVYVDATGGNWSEGLTAYLSDHLLQQLDGHGPDYRFQQLIKYLNYVNTSNEIPIAKFMSRHSMASQAIGYGKLLMVLNMLRLEVGDKIFLEALADFYFTQRFHRAGFEHLRAHFELYHGRSLDTFFRQWIEEKGAPELELAHTTVEPFPDAYRLTLEIKQKQARPLFAFKLPVAVWYEGAEQPKIELVPIDAQAVQHVNVFVEGEPKAVMLDPYYDVFRKLSRKEVPASIGQTYGDGKAVAVMPSVSSRDLIEGFHAFAASVDNLSDMVLDQVYKFGGGTATWVFGRHNLRAQALLPKLAEYGVYPGELGITVNGRLYMYEENSFIFTVPNPENPEHSVTWVIPHTAAALPGLMRKLPHYGKYGYLVFSGNAPDNEAKGVWPGDRSGLMTTFVAGDYSLPPRPPLTSTRPE, encoded by the coding sequence ATGAAACGCTTTTTCTTTTTCACCCTCATCCTGGCCTGGCTGGCGGCAAGCGTTCCCGCATTCGCGCAGTCGTTCCATCGCCCCATCAACCACAAACTGTCGGTGACGCTCGACCCGGACCGGCATCATGCCGAGATCGAGGACACCCTCACCCTGTACCCCAACTCGCTTTCCGCCGAATCGCTGGCGTTCACCCTGCACGCCGCATACAACATCATTAAAGTCGAAATCCCGCACCAGGGTGAATGGAAGACGGAGGTGACGAAGGTGGAGGACTCCGCCGGGGACCTGCCGCCGCGCCAGCGCATCCTCATCCAGAAACCCGATGGCAAACGATGGCCGGATTTTCTACAGGTGCTGTTCCGTTATGAAGGGCGATACCATGATCCCCTGCGCCCGGAAGGCGATTCGGGGGGAGAGGCGGTTCCCGGTGAAGAGGATGAAAAAGACACGGGGATTTTTCTGTCGTCGGAGAGCTATTTTTACCCGCGGCTGGAAAGCGCTTCGGGCGAACCGCTCATGACCTTTGCGCTGGGCGTGGCGACGCCGCGCGACCTGAAAGTCATCAGCCAGGGCAAGCGCATCCGCGAGACCACACACAACGGTCCACGTCACACACTCTGGCAGTGCGACGACCCGATGCAGGAAATCTACATCGTCGCCGACCGCTACATCGAGTACAAGGACCGCTACGAGGACGTCACCCTCTACGCCTTCCTGCGCGCGCCGGATGAGGCGCTGGCGCAGAAGTACCTCGACACGGCGAAAAGTTACATCCGTTTTTACGACCGTTTGCTTGGCGAGTATCCGTTCGTCAAGTTCGCCCTGGTGGAGAACTCGGTGCAGACGGGTTACGGCATGCCGTCGTTCACCCTGCTGGGGTCGCGCATCATCCGCTTCCCATTCATTCTGCACACTTCTTTTCCACATGAGATCCTGCACAACTGGTGGGGTAACGGAGTGTATGTGGATGCCACCGGCGGCAACTGGTCGGAGGGCCTCACCGCTTACCTCAGCGATCACCTCCTGCAACAGCTGGACGGCCACGGCCCCGACTACCGCTTTCAGCAGTTGATCAAGTACCTGAACTACGTCAACACGAGCAACGAAATTCCCATCGCAAAATTCATGTCGCGGCACAGCATGGCGTCGCAGGCCATCGGTTACGGCAAACTGCTGATGGTGCTCAACATGCTGAGGCTGGAAGTGGGCGACAAGATTTTCCTGGAAGCGCTGGCGGATTTTTATTTCACGCAACGCTTTCACCGCGCCGGGTTCGAACACCTGCGCGCGCATTTCGAGCTGTACCACGGCCGGAGTCTGGATACCTTCTTCCGCCAGTGGATCGAGGAGAAAGGCGCGCCGGAACTGGAACTGGCCCACACCACGGTGGAGCCGTTTCCCGACGCGTACCGCCTGACGCTGGAGATCAAACAGAAACAGGCCCGGCCGCTGTTCGCTTTCAAACTGCCGGTGGCGGTGTGGTATGAGGGCGCGGAGCAACCGAAGATCGAACTGGTGCCGATCGACGCCCAGGCAGTGCAACACGTCAACGTGTTCGTGGAAGGCGAACCGAAGGCCGTCATGCTCGATCCCTATTACGACGTGTTCCGCAAACTTTCCCGGAAAGAAGTGCCTGCCAGTATCGGCCAGACGTACGGCGACGGCAAGGCGGTGGCGGTGATGCCCAGCGTGTCGTCGCGTGATCTGATCGAGGGGTTCCACGCATTCGCCGCGTCGGTGGACAACCTGTCCGACATGGTTCTCGACCAGGTGTACAAGTTCGGCGGTGGCACGGCGACGTGGGTGTTCGGTCGCCACAACCTGAGAGCGCAAGCCCTCCTCCCCAAGCTGGCAGAGTACGGCGTCTATCCCGGCGAACTCGGCATCACCGTGAACGGCAGACTGTATATGTATGAAGAGAACAGCTTCATCTTCACCGTACCCAACCCCGAAAACCCGGAGCATTCCGTGACGTGGGTGATCCCGCACACCGCCGCCGCGCTTCCGGGCCTCATGCGCAAACTGCCGCACTACGGCAAGTACGGATATCTCGTATTCTCCGGGAACGCCCCGGACAACGAGGCCAAAGGCGTGTGGCCCGGCGACCGGAGCGGGTTGATGACCACCTTCGTTGCAGGCGACTACAGCCTGCCGCCACGCCCGCCGCTCACCTCCACCCGGCCGGAGTGA
- a CDS encoding esterase/lipase family protein produces the protein MAKDTTLIIHGWSDCSNSFKKLKQFLIDNKVGTVQTILYADYESREDNITFNDVVDGLNDQMIENGLIDADGNKLQDVNVIVHSTGGLVIRHWIWQYYHERIEQCPVKRLVMLAPANFGSPLAHRGKSFMGSLFKGRWKIGDMLEVGRNLLNGLELASPYQWDLAHEDVLREEPYYNRGQIQTTILVGLKDYEGLRGWVNKPGTDGTVVIAGTSLDTAKLVLDFSQSGRDPAKQHHDWVYQNPPDDFGFGVIAGVDHGSIVEPTSPKAGDKGMVGGLVLRALTTKTPKDFEKLVNDLEQYTESCYQKTGKPRFQQFVLHAVDDLGDSIKDFTVEFFIFRPHRLSKKGLADDSKMDKLEKELSQEVHEILTSNFHTNQTDASFRRFLVDLEEIRAFLNKAEEALSAKPALSMRVHVPKVDDGIQYENKDLENIVIHDTSGTLKPPKNFFYENTTTFIELRVNRFNNYVHIGVQPRKH, from the coding sequence ATGGCCAAAGACACCACCCTGATCATCCACGGCTGGAGCGACTGCTCCAACTCGTTCAAAAAACTGAAGCAGTTTTTGATCGATAACAAAGTCGGCACGGTGCAGACCATCCTTTACGCCGACTACGAATCGCGGGAGGACAACATCACCTTCAACGACGTGGTGGACGGCCTGAACGACCAGATGATCGAAAACGGCCTCATCGACGCCGACGGCAACAAGCTGCAGGACGTGAACGTGATCGTGCATTCCACCGGCGGGCTGGTGATCCGCCACTGGATCTGGCAGTACTACCACGAGCGCATCGAGCAATGCCCGGTGAAGCGTTTGGTCATGCTGGCCCCGGCGAACTTCGGCTCACCTCTGGCGCACCGCGGCAAATCGTTCATGGGAAGCCTGTTTAAAGGAAGATGGAAGATCGGCGACATGCTGGAAGTCGGGCGCAACCTGCTGAACGGGTTGGAACTGGCCAGCCCCTACCAGTGGGACCTGGCGCATGAAGACGTGTTGCGGGAGGAACCGTATTACAACCGCGGGCAGATCCAGACCACCATCCTCGTCGGCTTGAAAGATTACGAGGGCCTGCGCGGCTGGGTGAACAAGCCGGGCACCGACGGCACCGTGGTCATCGCCGGCACCTCCCTCGACACCGCCAAGCTGGTGCTCGATTTCTCCCAATCCGGCAGGGACCCGGCCAAACAGCACCACGACTGGGTGTACCAGAACCCGCCGGACGATTTCGGTTTCGGCGTGATCGCGGGAGTGGATCACGGCTCCATCGTCGAACCGACCTCGCCCAAGGCCGGCGACAAAGGCATGGTCGGCGGACTCGTCCTGCGCGCGCTCACCACCAAGACGCCCAAGGATTTTGAAAAGCTGGTCAACGACCTGGAACAGTACACGGAAAGCTGTTACCAGAAAACCGGGAAACCGCGTTTCCAGCAGTTCGTTCTGCATGCGGTGGATGACCTGGGCGATTCGATCAAGGACTTCACGGTGGAGTTTTTCATTTTTCGTCCGCACCGCCTGTCGAAAAAAGGACTGGCCGACGATTCCAAAATGGACAAGCTGGAAAAGGAGCTCAGCCAGGAAGTGCACGAAATCCTGACCTCCAACTTTCACACCAACCAGACGGACGCCAGCTTCCGCCGGTTCCTGGTCGACCTGGAGGAAATCCGCGCCTTCTTGAACAAAGCGGAAGAAGCTTTGAGCGCCAAGCCCGCACTCAGCATGCGCGTGCACGTGCCCAAAGTGGACGACGGGATTCAGTACGAGAACAAGGACCTCGAGAACATCGTGATCCACGACACCAGTGGCACGTTGAAACCGCCGAAGAATTTCTTCTACGAAAACACGACGACGTTCATCGAACTGCGCGTCAACCGCTTCAACAACTACGTGCACATCGGCGTGCAGCCGCGCAAGCACTGA
- a CDS encoding GAF domain-containing sensor histidine kinase, which produces METRPEFVKLLWGVLAAFLFVIDLVLPEGTIDGFFYVILVLAALRIRHKNFLIMATLLATMLNMIGFYLALDGPNLYQELLDRLGSTLTIWLAGWLCLVQQKSEDHAYQLLQRQSSFVQLHKDIAVASNETRAVEETLQYCLRRICHQAGWPVGHLYLVDSPSNPNLISTTTWHLENPEQFQTFRSVSEGTVFDVGIGLPGRVLANGKPAWIIDVNKDPNFPRARLSPNIGVKAGFAFPILIGSEVAGIMEFFSPRAEPPNDDMLEVMGHIGTLLGRVLERKRAEDEQEQLLHFLKERVNEQTCLYNVANLIANTKTIREVFNNLQSYVASAWQFPEITRVKVVFGEEAFAPPDFRETPWTMSAPLTIHGVQQGSLEVCYLEEKPDLDEGPFRKEERHLLDGLAYLLSVAAQRKLAEEEIERSRQQLRNLYNKLETVREEERSRIAREIHDEMAQVLTTMKLEVARLCKKLEVSHPDLKENAETVIELIDQTIPTVKQLIHDLRPPILDHFGLEEAISWQGQEFERLTGIQFEFDCDSEPENLDKERSTTLFRIFQETLTNVARHSKAENVSVKLSDENGMVSLCVQDDGVGITPDRLKNGHSLGILGMQERARVWGGSVNFVSKPNEGTLVTINISRN; this is translated from the coding sequence ATGGAAACACGACCGGAATTCGTAAAATTATTATGGGGCGTTCTCGCCGCCTTTTTGTTCGTCATCGACCTGGTATTGCCGGAAGGCACGATCGACGGGTTTTTTTACGTGATTCTGGTCCTCGCCGCTCTACGCATTCGCCATAAGAATTTCCTGATCATGGCCACGCTGCTGGCCACGATGCTGAACATGATCGGATTTTATCTTGCGCTGGATGGTCCCAACCTTTACCAGGAACTCCTCGACCGGCTGGGATCGACCCTCACCATCTGGCTTGCGGGTTGGCTGTGTCTGGTCCAGCAGAAATCCGAGGACCACGCCTACCAATTGCTTCAAAGGCAAAGTTCGTTCGTGCAATTGCACAAGGACATCGCCGTGGCATCCAACGAAACGCGGGCGGTGGAGGAAACGTTGCAGTATTGCCTGCGGCGCATCTGTCACCAGGCGGGATGGCCGGTGGGCCACCTGTACCTGGTGGACTCTCCCTCCAATCCCAATCTGATTTCCACCACAACGTGGCATCTGGAAAATCCGGAGCAGTTTCAAACGTTCCGTTCCGTTTCGGAAGGCACGGTTTTCGATGTCGGCATCGGGCTTCCGGGCCGCGTGCTGGCCAACGGCAAGCCGGCCTGGATCATCGACGTCAACAAAGACCCCAACTTCCCGCGCGCGCGCCTGTCTCCCAACATCGGCGTCAAAGCCGGGTTTGCGTTTCCCATCCTCATCGGCAGTGAGGTGGCGGGCATCATGGAATTTTTCTCGCCGCGCGCGGAACCGCCGAACGACGACATGCTGGAAGTCATGGGCCACATCGGCACCCTGCTGGGCCGCGTTCTGGAGCGTAAGCGCGCCGAGGACGAACAGGAACAACTGCTTCACTTTTTGAAGGAACGCGTCAACGAACAGACTTGTCTCTACAACGTCGCCAACCTGATCGCCAACACCAAAACCATCCGCGAGGTGTTCAACAACCTTCAATCATACGTGGCGTCGGCCTGGCAGTTCCCGGAGATTACCCGCGTGAAGGTCGTGTTCGGGGAAGAGGCTTTCGCCCCGCCGGATTTCCGTGAAACGCCGTGGACCATGTCCGCACCGCTGACCATCCACGGTGTTCAACAGGGATCGCTGGAGGTCTGTTACCTGGAGGAAAAGCCGGACCTGGACGAAGGTCCCTTTCGCAAGGAAGAACGGCATCTGCTGGACGGACTGGCGTATTTGTTGAGCGTCGCCGCCCAACGCAAACTGGCGGAAGAGGAAATCGAACGATCGCGCCAGCAGCTGCGCAATCTCTACAACAAACTGGAAACGGTGCGCGAGGAAGAGCGGTCGCGCATCGCGCGCGAGATTCATGACGAGATGGCGCAGGTGCTGACCACAATGAAACTGGAAGTGGCACGGCTGTGCAAGAAGCTGGAAGTGAGCCATCCGGATCTCAAGGAAAACGCAGAAACGGTGATCGAGTTGATCGACCAGACCATCCCGACGGTGAAGCAGTTGATTCACGATCTGCGCCCACCGATCCTCGATCATTTCGGCCTGGAAGAGGCCATCTCGTGGCAGGGGCAGGAGTTCGAGCGCCTGACCGGTATTCAATTCGAATTCGATTGCGACAGTGAGCCGGAAAACCTCGACAAGGAACGGTCGACTACCTTGTTCCGCATTTTTCAGGAAACGCTCACCAACGTCGCGCGTCACTCCAAAGCGGAGAATGTGAGCGTGAAACTGAGTGACGAAAATGGTATGGTATCATTGTGTGTTCAGGATGATGGGGTGGGGATCACCCCGGATAGGCTGAAAAATGGCCATTCTCTCGGCATTCTGGGCATGCAGGAACGCGCACGGGTCTGGGGGGGCTCTGTGAATTTTGTCAGCAAACCCAATGAAGGGACGCTGGTAACCATCAACATCAGCAGAAACTAA
- a CDS encoding response regulator codes for MTTEVLTSKKKIRIMIADDHPLFRRGLKNAFSETPDIEIVAEADNGNDVVDRIRDQDLNLVILDISMPGKDGLEVVKQIKTEYPKLPILIMSVYPENQYAVRFIKAGAAGYLTKESALDTLLHAVRKVSQGGKFASPEITERLAFDFLETNKPLHETLSDREYQVFLMIARGKSLTEIANELSLSVKTISTHRSRILEKMKMKKNAELIHYAINYSLI; via the coding sequence ATGACCACTGAAGTCCTGACCTCCAAGAAAAAGATCAGAATCATGATCGCAGATGATCACCCCCTGTTTCGCCGTGGACTCAAAAACGCGTTTTCGGAAACCCCAGACATCGAAATCGTCGCGGAAGCCGACAACGGCAACGACGTCGTGGACAGAATCCGCGACCAGGATTTGAACCTGGTGATCCTCGACATTTCCATGCCGGGCAAAGACGGTCTGGAAGTGGTCAAACAAATCAAAACGGAATACCCCAAACTGCCGATCCTCATCATGAGCGTGTACCCGGAAAACCAGTACGCGGTGCGCTTCATCAAGGCGGGTGCGGCGGGTTACCTCACCAAGGAAAGCGCTCTCGACACGTTACTGCATGCCGTGCGCAAGGTGTCCCAGGGGGGCAAGTTCGCCAGCCCGGAAATCACCGAACGGCTGGCTTTCGATTTCCTCGAAACCAACAAGCCGTTGCACGAAACCCTGTCGGACCGCGAATACCAGGTGTTTCTCATGATTGCACGCGGCAAGTCGTTGACGGAAATTGCCAATGAATTGTCATTGAGCGTGAAGACCATCAGCACGCACCGGTCCCGCATTCTGGAAAAAATGAAAATGAAAAAGAACGCGGAACTGATTCATTACGCAATCAATTACAGCCTCATCTAA
- the gltX gene encoding glutamate--tRNA ligase: MNDTQKVRVRFAPSPTGTLHIGGVRTALFNWLYARHHGGTFILRIEDTDLSRSTDESIQEILSAMQWLGLNYDEGPFRQMERQDRYREQVANLLNAGKAYRCYCTAEELEAKRKAQQAAGENPRYDGTCRNRTDQPTDQPHVIRFKAPKEGTVTVKDILRGNVNFELKEMDDIILQRTDGTPTYNFVVVVDDADMQITHVIRGDDHLSNTPKQALLYDALGAARPRFAHISMILGPDKTRLSKRHGATSTLEYKKQGYLPHALINYLARLGWSHGDQELFTLEEMIQHFALENVTISAAVFNPEKLLWVNEQWIQTSPPEELAKHLEPILVQEGLLDEGHGRSMDEIARIIPPLQKRAKTLVELAHGAAFYFKDEVEFDEKAKEKFLTTEVKPWFEKLVAGLEKMDEPLEHDAVEALFKQVIEEEGIKLKNLAQPVRVALTGQTASPGIYDLFLMLGKDRSITRLRNGIQ; this comes from the coding sequence ATGAACGATACCCAGAAAGTCCGCGTCCGTTTCGCGCCCAGCCCTACCGGCACCCTGCACATCGGCGGCGTGCGCACCGCCCTGTTCAACTGGCTCTACGCCCGCCACCACGGCGGCACCTTCATCCTGCGCATCGAAGACACCGACCTCTCCCGCTCGACCGACGAATCCATCCAGGAAATCCTGAGCGCCATGCAGTGGCTCGGCCTCAACTACGACGAAGGCCCGTTCCGCCAGATGGAGCGGCAGGACCGCTACCGCGAACAGGTGGCGAACCTGCTGAACGCGGGCAAGGCCTACCGCTGTTACTGCACGGCCGAAGAACTCGAAGCCAAACGCAAGGCCCAGCAGGCGGCGGGTGAGAATCCACGATACGACGGCACCTGCCGCAACCGCACCGACCAGCCCACGGATCAGCCCCACGTCATCCGCTTCAAAGCGCCGAAGGAGGGCACCGTCACCGTCAAGGACATCCTGCGCGGCAACGTAAACTTCGAGCTGAAGGAAATGGACGACATCATCCTGCAACGCACCGACGGCACGCCGACGTACAACTTCGTCGTCGTGGTGGACGACGCCGACATGCAGATCACCCACGTCATCCGCGGCGACGACCACCTGTCCAACACGCCAAAGCAGGCCTTGCTGTACGACGCCTTAGGCGCGGCGCGGCCCCGGTTCGCGCACATCTCGATGATCCTCGGCCCCGACAAAACCCGATTGAGCAAACGCCACGGCGCGACCTCGACCCTCGAATACAAAAAGCAGGGCTACCTGCCGCACGCGCTCATCAATTATCTCGCGCGGCTCGGCTGGTCGCACGGCGACCAGGAACTGTTCACTCTGGAGGAAATGATCCAACACTTCGCGCTGGAGAACGTCACCATCTCCGCCGCCGTGTTCAATCCGGAAAAACTGCTGTGGGTGAACGAGCAATGGATCCAGACCAGCCCGCCGGAAGAACTGGCGAAACACCTGGAACCGATTTTGGTGCAGGAGGGATTGCTGGACGAGGGACATGGCCGTTCGATGGACGAGATTGCGCGCATCATCCCGCCGTTACAGAAACGCGCCAAGACGCTGGTGGAGTTGGCCCACGGCGCCGCGTTTTATTTTAAGGACGAGGTGGAGTTCGACGAGAAGGCGAAGGAGAAGTTTTTGACCACTGAGGTGAAACCGTGGTTCGAAAAGTTGGTTGCGGGGTTGGAGAAGATGGACGAGCCCTTGGAGCACGACGCCGTCGAGGCCCTGTTCAAGCAGGTGATCGAGGAGGAAGGGATTAAATTGAAGAACCTGGCTCAGCCCGTGCGCGTCGCCCTCACCGGCCAGACCGCCTCCCCCGGCATCTACGACTTGTTCTTAATGCTGGGCAAGGACCGCTCCATCACTCGCCTGCGAAATGGGATTCAATAA
- a CDS encoding endonuclease domain-containing protein: MRRKIIKPHLPYDKSLLNKARELRLHSTPAEKHFWNHLRQMPFYEETRFNRQKPIGSYIVDFYCHQLGLVVEIDGDTHGSDEAKRKDQERTRRLESQGLKVCRFTNHEVMRNIEGVLGEVAKIIKQIKEEPP; this comes from the coding sequence ATGCGGCGCAAAATCATAAAACCCCATTTACCCTACGATAAATCCCTGCTCAATAAAGCCCGCGAACTCCGTCTCCATTCCACGCCCGCCGAGAAACATTTCTGGAACCACTTGCGCCAGATGCCCTTTTATGAAGAAACGCGGTTCAATCGGCAAAAACCCATCGGATCGTATATCGTCGACTTCTATTGCCACCAACTCGGGCTGGTCGTCGAGATCGATGGAGACACGCATGGCTCAGATGAGGCCAAGAGGAAGGATCAAGAGAGGACCAGACGGCTGGAGTCACAAGGGTTGAAGGTGTGCCGGTTCACCAATCACGAGGTGATGAGAAACATTGAAGGTGTGCTGGGAGAGGTTGCAAAAATCATCAAACAAATTAAGGAAGAACCCCCCTAA